DNA sequence from the Glycine soja cultivar W05 chromosome 18, ASM419377v2, whole genome shotgun sequence genome:
AGCAACAGAATTTTGCAAATGATcagtataaaataatagtaggcttaaatatgtttttggtccatTTAAGTTAGCGCTTTTTCATGTTCGGTCCCAGTATGttcattttttctaatttagtcCTTGTAAGTTTACACGTTTTCAATTCTGGTCCCTAtaagatattttgttcatttttagtccctataagtTTGTGTTTTTCCAATTCCGATCCTTGTAAGATATTTTGctcatttttagtccctataagtTTGTATTTTTCCAATTCTGATCCCTGTAAGCACGAACTTATGGGaactataaatgaaaaaattataattttacagGGACCAAAATTGGAAAGCACCAACTTACatggactaaaattaaaaaaatacagggaccaaaaattaaaaagaactaACTTCCAgtgaccaaaaacatatttaagccataAGAGTATTACTAACATCAAACATGTAAGAGTAAGACTAAATTCTAGTCCCTACTAACTAACTTCAAGTATGATGCAACTTTTCTGTTTGAAAAAGGTAAATTCAGCATACAAGACTCAGGCAGAGAATCCCATATCCATTTTTGCTACTGTTACGCTAGACAAAGCAAGAAAGTGGCTAACATAATATCAGTCTGGTGAAATTACATGAACAGCTCTTATGACCACAAATACAGTTCTTGGTCCTCACCCTCTCAAAACACCTCAAAGATTCAAGTCAATGCAATGCTGAATGTGGAGGAAAACATGGCAACAGAACATGACAAACACTACAATCGACATCCCTGCTAAACAATTCTAGAAAATCATGAtcagtcaataataaaaaatatgtcaaCTATAATACCTTCCGGGACAACTTTTTAGGAGTTGGGTTAGCTGATCTGTTGATATGTACTGCAGGAGTCTCAACATGAATACTTTTACTGCTAGGTTTAGCGGCCACTTTAGGCTTTGGCGGGTCATAGTTTTTAGGTTGTTGAGTCATTGTCCCTGATAGCCTTTCACGGAGATCCCGCTCACCATGAACAGAACTTTTTCCAGTTTGACCTCCAGGATGAAGACCTTTCCTTTGAAGCTTCAGACGAAGATCTTGAGCAGTGACCTTGCGATCTTCACAAGTCATTAACACACAGTCAAAACCCATAAAATGAACTATCGGCATCCAACAAGAGCAGCAACTTATACTTGCATATGAGAATAACTTAATCAATCCATACTAGAGAGCTGGGGTTCATCATCCTCATAGAGATCATGTTTCCACTTGTCATCTTCCCTCTGCctgaaaaaataatgatttggaaTACATCACCATGCTCTTAGTTTACATAAGCATTTAATTTTACATGAACTTGCAACATAGGAGGTTCACAATGGTAAGCAATCAAGTAGAGCATAgtaaatacaattaaaacagAAATAACCCATCCAATGAATGAGCATTGCTACAACAAGGTTTTTCTCCTGATCAAGATTGCCAGGTTGGGGGGCTAAGCAGGGTTCAACATGATTGTAGCATCCCAAAGATTCTACATACTGAAACGTAATCCAAGAACAATCCATGAAGAAACATATTTGCTAATCGAGCAAGATCACTCCACCCTTTTCACCTCATGAAATCAAACAATGTAATGAGTAAGGTCGCAATTTTGACAGACACTCATTGCAGTGTACCAGTAAAGAAAACCCAAAAATTACAACCTCCCCCCCAACCCTGGCTCCCTCCAGCATActataaacaatttaatttacaGTTTCATGGTACAAACTATCTACACACACCATCACCAAAACTCCCCGTACAAAGTATACAATCACATGGCACAACAAGTAACCGCTAAATGGACAATTCCAATCAAATATCCTCACTGGTTAAATAGTCAAAGGCTCCAAGCCACTCAGACAATGTGAATCCAATAATCCTCTGATTGAACTACTGAAATCAATCCTCAATATCAGCCACTACATCATCATAAATTCCCACCCGAGCCAGGTATTTACCCACAATTTCACCTATCAAGGCATCCTCCCAGGTCCAGGCCAAGGCAATTCCACAATTGCTCAATTGTACACTAGAATATCACAGACAAACAAATCCACCAAACACCATCATTAACCTAACTCATGAACCCTTATCACCACAATTGCCAACTACCACTAGGCAGGGCTATTCAAAAAGATAAACAGAAACCTCACAACAATCACAGCAAGATCAAGAGACCACTAGCACAAAAGCTACCACACACCATCTGAAAAATCAAGAATGAAACTCAACACACCACCAAATCCACCAATATTAAGCACACCAACAATCcacaattcatattttttttccagtgAAAATAATTCACATGCAGTAACATAATAATACAAAAACCTCTTTCTGGTGATTTTGTGTTGGCAAGTAGAATCAGTGAGAAAATTCCCATCAAGATGTTCCTTCACTGTTCTCCAAGTTCCACCCTCCAATCGATCAGCATACATTCTTTGTGTGAATTCGAAATGAAAACCTAAACACAAACACTTATTTGGTTGCAGAGGAGAGGAGATTGGAGGTGCAGGAACCCAAATTGTAAAAACAGTTGCAGAGAATCAAAACCCTAACTCAGTTCGATCGAATTGAGTATCAAGTTTGATGGGAAGAGAATCAGTGGATGCGGTTTCTGGGAGATCGTAAATACCAccccaaaaagaaaacaaataaatggagAGAAATAGAGAGAAGAAATTTGGCATCGGGAATTGGGAAGTGTGAAAATATATCAGGTCTCCATGCTGCCACAGTCAGAAGAAAAGAGAGTGAGTGGTGTTGTTCGTCACAGGAACCAATCAGGTCGTGTTTGATTTGGATGCGTTTATACCGAATGTTGAATTTAGGTGATGTTGGGGAATAAACAATTATTCATTCtcaattaacttatttttctgaagatgaaattattaagaatagaatttttttaagaaattataaagactTGAATCCACTTTTGGTCCCCGTAGTTTAGCGATCATGCAATTTTGGTCTCCCAAAATTTTGCATTGCACATTTGGTTcccatgtctttaaaattaggAATTTGGTCTACCATTAAATCTACCAtccaatttttaacaaaaatggcTAACGTGACTCTGACATGGTGATGCGGAAGACAACGTAGCAGATGACACATGTGCCGGCGGCGTGTGGCACTAGCTCTCCAATATTGCACAACGGTGATGCTTTGGAGTTTAGACAATGGTGATTCTTTAGGTTTTTTTGGGACCAAAATTACACAAATGTAGTACTTTAAAGCTAAAATGGCACATTTAACTTtgcctaaattttttatttttgcttattttgattttattttctttatcttattaaattttttaaattgtcaaatttaaaCGGATCCCCCCAAAACTATCCTAGGAAGATCAACAGACCACTAGCATAAAAGGCTAAATGCTAGCCCACACCACACCATCTGAAAATCAAGAATGTGACTAAACACAACACCAAATCCACCAATATTAAGCACACCCAcaacaaaaaattcataattttttttcacagtGAAAACAATTGACatgcaataataataacactaaCAACGATAATAATACAAGAACCTCTTTCCGGTGATTCTGTGTTGGCGAGTAGAACCAGTGCTAAAATTCCCATCAAGGCGTTCCTTCACTGATCTCCGAGTTCCACCATCCACCCGATCAGCATACATCCTTTGCGTTAGTCCCAAATGAAACCAAAACCCAAATCAAAACCTAAACACGAACACTTATTCGATTGCAGAGGAGAGAGGATTGAAGGTGCGGGAACCTAAATTGTGCGAAAGGTTGAAGAGAATCAAAACCCTAACTCCGTTTGATCGAATTGAGTATCGAATCTGATGGGAAGAGAATCAGTAGGTAGGGTTTCTGGAAGATTGCAAATTCTACCCGAAAAGGAAAACGAAAAGAAATGAAGAGAAATAGAGAGAGGAAATTTAGCGTTGTGAGAGAGTTGGGAAATGTGAGAGTTTATCAGGTCTGCATGTGGTCGCAGTTATAAGAAAAGAGTGAGTGGCGGTGTTGTCACAGGAACCAACTAGGTCGCGTTAGGAAATGCTGCGGAATAAACGATTATTCATCCTcaattaacttaattttctgaaaatgaaattattaagaatagaattttttttaaaaaaaccttcaAAGTCATTAAGGTCCCTTTGATACAATAAGCATGCTGTAATCTATTATTTAGTTCATAGTTtcacaattatatatttttgtttgtgtcGTCACCATCATTGTAAATCTACTTTTAGTTCATAGTTtcacaattatatattttttggtttttttttaaaataaaatattgtatatttaattcttatgttttttaaattgagCACTTTTTTTCATCAATACTAAATTAAGCAATATGATCTATGTTAAGTTATTGGACAAATTGCCCTAAAAGGGTTacttttttaaacttattccTAAAATGAGactatttttaaacatatttcaGCATGGGTCTGTTTTCTACGTAAAATGCatgtagggaagaaggaaaccgTCAGCCCCATTGGCGAGTTTGGGCTGGCATCGACACGTGGCACGGAGTGCAGTGGTCTCGCCACTCGTATTGGCAATTTGACCATGCAGGGGAGTAGCTAGTTTGACTGGCAATTTCCACAGCTAGGGCATCGACTTTTTTAGCTTTTGGCAGCGCTTTTTTAGGGTTCAGAGGCAGCTTTTTCAGCCCGGGTTTAGAGACAACTTTTTCAAACGGGATATAGCCAGTGTGACTAGCAAGATGACAAAGATATAGCCAGTGCTACTGGCGAGATCACTGATATAGCTAGTGGTGCTGGCGAGATCAATATGCTTTAAAATTacttcagtttttaaaattgtttgctCTCCGTTTTTGAAAATTGCTCAACCTTTCCTTCTTCAAATTTAAAGTTTCTCAGCCTTAAAGGTTTGAAGTTTGCAATCAAATGTGTGTGGATGAAATTTActttttgaagtaatttttttaggctggaataaagtttgaatgtgaagtttttattataatttgttttaattaaattagttttgtatttgatgtttttttagtGTTAAAAATTTGTGAGGGTTGAAGTAAAAGtctcttaaagaaaaaaaaattgtgtcatcatatttttttgaagaaaatatttagaGTCGggaaattattttgaatatgaagttttctagtaattttttaattacattaggttggtgttgatgTTCTGatagtgtgttaaaaatttatgagcGTTGTACTTTCAAGTGTGTTTAAAATCAAAAAATTTTGtggcatcatatttatttgaagtaagtattttgagtgttgaaattttttttaatatgaagctgtagtatttttttaattagattaggttggtgttCATGGTTTGTTcgtgtgtgttaaaaatttatgagcCTTCAACTTC
Encoded proteins:
- the LOC114396781 gene encoding uncharacterized protein LOC114396781 isoform X1, which produces MYADRVDGGTRRSVKERLDGNFSTGSTRQHRITGKRQREDDKWKHDLYEDDEPQLSNRKVTAQDLRLKLQRKGLHPGGQTGKSSVHGERDLRERLSGTMTQQPKNYDPPKPKVAAKPSSKSIHVETPAVHINRSANPTPKKLSRKADASLDDFLQSLGLEKYLLSFQAEELFAQVDMTALNHMTDEDLKAMGIPMGPRKKILLALESKG
- the LOC114396781 gene encoding ankyrin repeat and SAM domain-containing protein 6-like isoform X2, whose protein sequence is MYADRVDGGTRRSVKERLDGNFSTGSTRQHRITGKRQREDDKWKHDLYEDDEPQLSNRKVTAQDLRLKLQRKGLHPGGQTGKSSVHGERDLRERLSGTMTQQPKNYDPPKPKVAAKPSSKSIHVETPAVHINRSANPTPKKLSRKADASLDDFLQSLGLEKYLLSFQAEEVDMTALNHMTDEDLKAMGIPMGPRKKILLALESKG